The Planktothrix agardhii NIES-204 genomic interval TTTTTGTTGAATTTTAATTAACTGCACAATTTCGTTTTCCAGAGTTGTTAATTCTATAAAAATTATCCCTCCAGTTTCCCTATATTCTCTGAGAATTTCAGTTTCTGATTCTGTTAATATAGCAATTTTTTGATAACTGAGGTAGAGTAAATCATAGTTTAAAGATTCGTTATTTTCTTCTGTCTGTAATTTAATTTTGCCAATTTCTGACCGACCTCCAAGGGCGGGATAAAGTGCAGGTAAAGATTGAATTAGTCCAGATAAAGATGATAAAATCATCTGATCAATGGGTGAATCGTTGGCAATTAAACCGACGCTCACCACCCCTTGATGACGTGCCATTACTTGTTGCCGATAGCGCAAATCAATATGATTTCCGGCGGGGAAGAAAACATTAGTTGGGGAGGTAATTTGAACGTTTCCTGCTAATAAGATAATCCGGCAGAGTTCTACCTCTAGTTGTTCAGGTTTATTAATTTTTTCATCAATTCTAAACATTTCCTCGATCAAATATTTTGATTCGGGTCGATATAGTGTTTCTGGATTAACGTATCTGATAGTAATATAAATTAATAGAGGGTTTTCCCCAGCTTCAGAGGCAATATGAAATTCCATCGGTTCGGGAACAATTATCGGATTCCCGATTAAATCAATCGCAATTCCACGGTCAATTTTAATCCAGCGATTATCCCGATATTTAGCGACAATATGATCCGGTGCAGGAATAGCAGAAACCCCTAATCCACAGACGATTCCTGGTTGATTCAGGGATTGATAATGGAGATTTTGACGATTCTGGTGATAGGCGTGGGCAGATTGCCAACGTTCAGCATTTAACAGCAGTCCATCCTCGACGGATAGACGTTTTAGGGGCGATGGTTCAGGGTAATCAAATAAGGAAAACATAATGATAATTATATGATGATTTTGTCAAGAAAAGGATAAAGTTTTTAAGAGAGGGAATGGGGAATAGGGAATGGGGAATGGGGAATGGGGAATGGGGAATGGGGAATGGGGAATAGGTAATGGGTAATGGGTAATAGGTAATAGGTAATAGGTAATAGGTAATTACGAATTACTTACGAATGGGTTTTGGGTGATATTCAGCGAGCGAGGACGCTCCCCCTGCCCCTGCCTCCCCTGCCTCCCCTGCTCCGGTGTTACCCTGTTTCTATGATTAACTCGTAACTACAAAATGCCGGTTTTTCCTGTTCAATAATAGTTCGCACTAAGGCTTCTTCAATGGGGCGATCGGGTTCTGGACGCAGGCGAACTGTAAAATGAAAGGGTCGCACTCCTCCCAAAATAGCGTCGTAACCTAAGCGAGTTTTGTCCAAGACGAAGCCGGAATTAAAAAACTCATAAATTCCAATATGTTTTTCATCTTCATTCATAATATGATCATCTAAAGGTAAACGAGTTGCTAAGTAAAGATATAGGCGCAGACCCCGACGAGTTCCTCGCCATCTATAAATTTCAATCGCATTTCGGATTAAGTTTCTTTGCTGTTCTAAGGTTAAATAAGGTTGATTTTTCCAGCCTACCCAGTGAGCTAGAAACTCTAACATTCCGATCGGGGCTGTTAGGGGATCTAAATAAGCCCAAAGGTTAGAAAGAATTTGGACATCCGGTTCTAAAGTCGCTTCAAAAATTTGCAGAAAACGTCCAACAAAATCAATTTCTCGATAAAAATTAGGTAGAAATTGTTGATAACGGCTAATAGGGCGAACATAAAGGTTAAAAGTTGCTATTTCTAGCAATTGTGATCCTGTTCCCGGGGCTGCTCCATAAACAGCTAAACGGCTTTGATAATCTAATTTCAGAACTTGACCCACACCAAGGGCAAAGGGATTTTCAAAGAAATCCGCCGGGGTTTGAAAGCGGATAATCGCTTTGATTGTTTCGGCAGGTGTTAGTAAAAACGCGGGATTTTCTTCCTCTAGTTCTGTGATGATAGTATACCAATTCTGGGGAAAATCTCCTGTAATTTCTAGGGTTAATTCTAAAGTATAACTTCCTAAATTTTCTAAATTAACCACCAATTCACTGGCTTCTCCTGGGACAAGTAAAAGACTCGGATTTTCCAGATTAATATTTTCCGATGCCTGAATCGGAAGCGTGTTTAAATTTGCTTCCGGTGATCGCATAGGAATTAATTTTAAAATCAGGAGTTCACGAGCCATAAATCAGTTATCAGTTATCAGTCATCAGTTATCAGTGTAAGAGGTATCAGTGATCAGTTGAGGAGTTAATAAATTAACTGTAAACTTAATAACTGTAAACTGTTAACTGATAAATGAAATAACGTGCTGCGATCGCAGGGTCGAATCAGCCCAGGAACAGATCAATCCCTTGGGGCCAGGATTAACAGTGGGGGATGGGGGCAGACGCATCCAAGATTGTCCTTGACGCTGAAGTTCAAACAGTTGCAGTGTCCCAATATAACGAATCGCATCAAACTGCTGGATCACAGTGATCGCATCGCTGAGATAGACAGGTTGACCCAGGGGCCAGCCCTTTTGATCCATGCCTCCGGTAATGGGATTAAAAAAGCTGTAAAGAGCGACTAGCATTTGTTGGCGGAGGGTTTGCTGGGCAACGGGGTGATTGTATTCGGGTTTGAGGGCAACTTCCGCCTGAATTGCCACCCCCGTATAGTCACCGGAGACACATAACACCTGTACCCCTAAAAGCCGCCGTTCGTCCAGGTAGGCGATCACTTTTTGCTCCAGATCATCGGTGAGGGTGAACTGGTCGGGGTGAATGCCCTCACTGCGGATGATGTCATCCTCCCCCAAGCCCCCCGTGAACGGGGAGTTTAGGGGTGTCACCTGTGGAACAATTAAAACCCGTACTGTCCCTCCTTTGCCACTGGTAACAGGTAAACAGTGGGCGCGAGCCACGGCCCCAGCCCCGCCCCTAATCGCCAACTCCTCAAAATCTTCAGGGGTAACGGCCCGATCGCGGGTACGAAGCATTTGAGGCACACGGATCGCCGCCTGTTCTAAGGTTTCAGCCTCGGCTCCATTTCTGGCTGGTTGATGGTTAATCACACTGGCAACATAGGGAACGGCCGTTTTCAAAATTTCTAACGTCCCCACCTGAACGTTTCCCCCCGAACCTCCTCCCGTGCGGTAACGAGACATCTGCAACGTCGCTCCTTTTGGGGGAATACTGCCATATTGGTTTTGTAAGTCGGAACTTGAAAGTAGCATTTGCCTAGAGGTATGGGTTTGTGCGTTTGCCCTTAACTCCATTGCTTCCTTGAGTTGGCTGGCTTCCCTGACTAATGGGCCTAATTGCAGGACACCTGTTAGGGAGTCGATAATATAGTGTTGATCGTTTACTCCCGACTCTGAAAAATCCTTGACTTCTTGCCAGCGTTGGGGAATGGCACCTGGGGGGGTAACAATCAGATATTCGTCCTCTCGCCGTTCTAGTACGGGTGTTCCTTGAAGTTGAAAAAACTGTCCGGGGTCGCCGTTGCTTTCCCCTAAGATTTCATCTTCAATAATTTCACATTGGGTGGCTTTCACGGTTCCGCCAATGGCTGTGGCCGTAATCCCAATCATCCGAGGTGAGCGACTGTAGGCGGGTTGTCTGGGATCGGTTTCTGTACAAACACACCGCAACCACCGACCTCGATAGGCGGTGAAGTTAGCCGGAGGAAAGTTAATTGGCAGGTGCAGGGTCACGTCGGCACCTTGTAATGGGTTGCCGCCTTTTTGGGCGAGGTTACTGAAGCTAAATCCTTGGGTTTCGTCATCGGATTCTTGTAGGAGGACGGGTTGCCATTCACTTCCATTCCAGGCTTCCCAGCGACGGGGGGGCGATGCGGGGTTAATTCCGGTGGGAGTGGCTTCTTGACCTTTAATCCTAATGGTGAGAACGTTACCATCCAGGGGTTCATCGGGGTCAAAGACCAGATAGAAGCAATTACCAGGTTGGGGACTATCACTGAACAGGGAAAGCTCAGGGCCAGACCAGTTACCCGGCAATGCGGCACTCCAGAAGTTGGTAAAGCGATCGCGCAAAACCTGCGGGTTCGAGGGTGCTGTATCCCCGGTGAGAAAGTGTTGGATGGTGGGTTGACCAATAATCAGGGGTTGGTCGGTTGTAAACACAATGGCGGACTGGGTGGCCGTGCGTCCTGTGGCGACTTCGGTTCCCGTTGTGATGGTATAAGTATCTGGCAGATCGCCGACTAAATAAAATGTGATTTCTGTTGTTGCTGGTTTGGGCGGTTGTAAACGAATACCGAGCAATTCTAAGAAGGTAATATAATTACGTCGGGGGACTTGATTAAACCGAGCTAACATTTGGTCGGTTAACCAAGCAAATAGTTCAACTAAGGTAATACCTGGATCACTGGGATTATAGTTTGTCCACTCTGGACAATAGCGGGGAATCCTCAGAATACATTCTTTTACCAGGTCTTCATAGTCCCGATCATCTAAGTTAGGTTTGGGTAGTTTAGGTAAAAAGTCAAAAACCATAAAAATCAGTTATCAGTCATCAGTTATCAGTAATTCGTAATTCGTAATTAGTTTTCAACTTGCAAATAAAAGGGAAAAACAATACTGCGTCCTTCGTAAGTTTTTTGCAGATGGTAAATAATATTAAGATCAACTCTTCCTTGATAGGAGTCAGGGTCAGTTAGGACTTCATCAACAATAATTCGGGGTTCCCAAAGTTCTAATGCTTCTTGGACATAAATTCGCATTAACATCAGGGTTTGTTGGTTAATGGGGGCGAAATTCAACTCGGACAAACGACAGCCAAAATTAGGCCGATAAACCCTTTCTCCCCATTGGGTCAGCAGGATAATATAAATTGATTCTCTGATATTCTGTTCCTCTGCACTCAAGTCGAGGTTGCCCTGAAGGTTGATTTGCATGGGAAATCGTAAACCTTGACCCAAGTAAGGACGGCTTAATTGTCGATTCGCTAAATTAACCATTACCTATTACCCATTACCTATTACCCATTATCTGTATCCAGATGGATGCCCTTAATTTAGCTTATTGATTCGACCGGGTGTATTCTCCAAAGGTCTAATCACACCTAAGATATTTTTTATGGAAGTTCCCAGCCGTTGAAACGGCGGGTTATACAAACTAAGTCCACCTGCGTGGACTAAGAGAAAATTCAGGTCTTAAACCCACGAAGGTGGGTTTTGTCTGTGTAGCCACGATTTCTAATTGCTTGGTTCTTTAATTTTTTCTTAAACCCACGAAGGTGGGTTTTGTCTGTGTAGCCACGATTTCTAATTGCTGGGTTCTTTGATTTTTTCTCGCAGGTCGCTTAAGGTTTGAGCTTGCTGAATATCAGTGGTGATATTTTGTTGAACCTGCTCCTTAAGTTGAGCCATTTCTTGAGCACGAGAGAGATCACTGTTAGTATTTTGCTGAATTTGCTGTTGCAAATTAGTTAAGGTTTCTCCAACATTAATACTATTAACCGTTGTACCCATTAGGAATTGTGTCGCTAAAACATTGCCCGATACTAATACCTGTCCCGTTCCCGGTTGTAGCTGAATATTTCCCTTTGACTCAATAGTAATACCCCCCTGATCATCTAAACGAATTGACTGTCCCGCCTTAGTCCTCACCTCAATTGACCCATTACTATCATTGAGGCGAATTTGATGGCCCTGACTGGTTTGAATATAAATACCCGCCGCCGTCCCATCTTTATCTTCTTCCACAAATTGTAAAGTGTGCTGGGTACGAGTTTTAAATGTTCTTAAGCGGACTTTCCCCTTGTCAACCGAGTCTTCAATATTGGCGGGGGGCTGATCTTTGCCATTCCAAACCCCACCAATAATATAGGGGCGATGAATGTCTCCATGTTCAAAGGCAACCAACACCTCATCATTAATTTCCGGTAAACAGTCGAACCCACGATCTGGGCCAGCCCCCACCCCCACAACCCTCGCCCAGTAACTCGCATGGGCGGTACTATCTTGTTCCGGGGTCAGGGTCGGAAATTTCACCCGCACCCGTCCCCAACCCTTGGGATCTTTGTTATCTGTGACAATACCCACCAGATGGGTCTGTCCAGGTCTGAGGCGTGTACTTGGGGAAAGGGTTTGCAGCAAGTTGTCTCCCCGGAGTCCCCGCACACTAAATTCCGTTGTGTAAATTCCCTCATAAAATAGATGGCGACTTTCTGTAACGTAATAACTGCCACTATAACGACCCATTCTATCTAGTTCTACAACTTTCCCCGGTCGGATGCGGGGGTTGCCCTGTCCCCGGGTATCGGCATAGATAAAGTCCCCTTCTAACTCATTAAAAAGTGCCTGTGCCATCACTTCTGCTTCTTTAATGGTAGCAGTGGGTTGATCCACAACTAATAGCTTAGGTTCAGAAGGGTTCAACCCGAACTTTTGGCTATAGTCCCTGCCTTTTCCGTATTCGGTACGAGTCAGAATCTCAGAAGTAGTTAATTGACTGGTTTCTTTGGGAATACGGGCAACGATGGGCTCCTTTCTTTCATAGTCCCAACTCCGTACTTCCACCGCTTTCACTTGTTCAGCACTGGTTAAACGAACACGAAAACTGGTAAAATCAGCCAGCCAAACTAACTGTAAAATCTCATTAATCTGAGGATTGCGAAAATTCAGTTTACCATCTTGGACAAACAATTCAAACCCAATGCGGGCGGCTCGTTCCCGCAGAAATGCCATATTGGTTTGATTTTCTTGAAACACATATTCATGTTTTTCCCCACTAGAGTCAATTGTATGGGTTTCAATTCCCACTTCTTCGGCGATTTTTTTGACAATATCCGAATCAGTATAATCTTGAAAAGATCGAATATAAAGTCCTCGATGTAAGCGATGGGAAATGTCATAACCCCGAATTACAATAGGAGCTTGAGTTTGTCCTGAGAAATGAGTTTCAATTGCTGTAATTTCCCCATCAATTAAATAGGTTGGCTGATTATTGGGTTGTTCAGAATCAGAATTCGTACTGGGAATAAAACCAATTTTAATAACTTTACCAATTTGGATAATGTCCTGATCATACTTCCAGGTTTTTGTTTCTTGATCAGTGGCAGCATAGGGATTATTAATAACTACGGTAAACATAGCGGGTAAATGCAAACTTTCTTCTACAGAAATTTGCAGAATATCCCGCCTAAAATCATTCATTAAGTCTGGATCAACTCCATCAACTGTAATAATAGGAGTCGAGACATAATCCGTTGCTTGTGAACTCATAAAACAACCCACTAATAATCAGTTATCAGTCATCAGTTATCAGTCTTTCATCCCTATTCCGGTGTTCCGGTGTTCCGGTGTTCCCTAACTAAAAGTGATTATGTCACCACAAATTTTTGGCGCTCGCTGAAGGCTCTACTTGCCACCCCTAAATCAACTTCTTCTAAAGTAATGTTAACCATAGCTCGCACGGGTGTTCCATTGGGTAAAAACATGGTTAATTTATAGTCTAATTGTTTAATCATACAACACATATAATTCTTTTCACCCCAAATAAAATAAAAAACAGGAGGTCGTCTTGTTTCCAATGTCTGACTACCGACCTTTTCTGAACCAAATTCTCTATAACCCAAGACATTTTTTCCCCCGACCGATCCCACAAAGGATTGCATTGCTGTTTCCGATGAACTTAATTTAACCAGCCTTTCTTGGTATCCCCCAGGAGTTGTTGATTTCGCAAAAGGATCTTTAAATTTAGAAAAATCCACTGCATCCAATAGGGGTTTAATACTATCAAAAACACTCGCACCCGTTTCATAGGTATCAAATAAAATCCCAGATAAGGTAAGTTTATAAGCTTCAATAGAGCCAAAGTTAACTTTCGGTAAGCCCCTTTGTGTTCTCGATCCATCCATTGTTTTAATGGTAACAGATCGGCTTAAACTCAAATCAGTTGGATTGAACATAAAGTTAATCGGAGAAGCTGCTTCACCCGTTCTCGGTATGAGAGCAGCTTTAACTAACCGTTGATCCCTTTGTTGCGCTTTGTAACTTTCCTGAGCTAGATTTTTAAACCTGTTTTCTTCTGATATAAACTGCCGATCTCTTGCCAGATCCTCTGCTGCGGCAGCTTCTAAAATTTTTATATCCGCCGCTTCGAGCATAGCATTTTTCAACGCTGTTCCCAGCGTTGACAGTGCCTGATTTCCCGACTCTTCTGTCGATGAACTTGACATATTTTTCTCCTTAATTATAAGTAACTTTGTTGATAGCCTCAAAAAATTTATTAAGAACTTTTTGAGCCAAAATCATACTTAAAATAATCGACGATCATAAGATGAACCCTGTCGCTCCCTTTCTATTTCAAAACGTTGTCGGACAAGACCATAAATTTCTCTAGCTAAAACTTCAACTTGATCTGTTTTAGTTTCTGCCTGTTTTGTTTCCTCCTTTTGTGCTACACTTGCTGATGAAGACTGATGATATTCTAGTCCTAAATTTGAGCGAGTAAGAGTTTCAACAGGTTCAGCTTTACGACTAGCAGTTTTTTGCTCCTGTTGTATTCTAGTTTGGATTGTTTTTTCCATTAGTACCTTCACAGAAGTTGGCTGCTGTTGTAAATCTAAATTGTGAATTCCCGCAACACCACTAGAAATTCCAGGGGGTAACAGCATCCCAGCAGGGAAGTCCAATGTCTGATGCGGGTGTTTACGGTGCTTCGCTTGTCGCCCTTCTTTTTTGAAGAAAGCTTGCACAACAGTTGGTTTACTTGGCGTTGAGTTGCTTTCACCGAGCAATTCTTCAATACTTGACCAAGAATCAGGAACATCTGAGGTTGAAAAATCGCTTTCTTGCTGTTGAATCATTATACCTTGTTTTGATGATTCATTGTTAAAATTCGGCTCAGATTTTGGCTCTATATTAATCGTTGAAGGAGAAGCAAACTGATCCAGATTATCTAAAACATTTTCATGTTCATCTTTTGATAGCATAGGATTAGTTTGAAGAAAGGAAGTTTCTGAGATCAATTTAGATGGTTGAATTAAAGATTTGGAAATACCTAAAGGTTTGCTATGGGTAATATTTTCTAATACTTGAGGAAGTTGAGGAATAGCACCAGGTTGTCTTAACAATTGTGCAACAGTTTGACTTTCCGTTTGTTTTTGGATATCAGAAACCGGGATTTCTGGTGTAACAATACCCGTGGGATTAATTGTTGATGCGGAATCCGATTGTTTTTGGAGAGTTGAAACGGGAATTTCTGGTGTAACAATACCCGTGGGATTAATTACTGATACTGATTCCGGTTGTTTCTGGAGAGTTGAAACGGGAATTTCTGGTGTAACAATACCCGTGGGATTAATTGTTGATACTGATTCCGGTTGTTTCTGGAGAGTTGAAACGGGAATTTCTGGGTTAATAATATTCGTGGGATTAATTACTGATACTGATTCCGGTTGTTTTTGGAGAGTTGAAACGGGAATTTCTGGGTTAAGAATATCCGTGGGATTAATTACTGATACTGATTCCGGTTGTTTTTGGAGAGTTGAAACAGGAATTTCTGGTGTAACAATACCCGTGGGATTAATTGTTGATGCGGAATCCGATTGTTTTTGGAGAGTTGAAACAGGAATTTCTGGGTTAATAATATCCGTGGGATTAATTTTTGATACGGATTCCGATTGTTTTTGGAGAGTTGAAACAGGAATTTCTGGGTTAGGAATATCCGTGGGATTAATTGTTGATACTGATTCCGTTTGGGGAATGTTATCAATTGCAGAATCCGGTTGTTTCTGGAGAGTTGAAACAGGAATTTCTGGGTTAGGAATATCTGTAGGATTAATTGTTGATACTGATTCCGATTGTTTTTGGAGAGTTGAAACGGGAATTTCTGGTGTAACAATATCTGTAGGATTAATTGTTGATACTGATTCCGATTGTTTTTGGAGAGTTGAAACGGGAATTTCTGGTGTAACAATATCTGTAGGATTAATCGTTGATACTGATTCCGATTGTTTTTGGAGAGTTGAAACAGGAATTTCTGGGTTAGGAATATCTGTAGGATTAATTTTTGATACGGATTCCGATTGTTTTTGGAGAGTTGAAACGGGAATTTCTGGGTTAATAATATCTGTAGGATTAATTACTGATACTGATTCCGGTTGTTTCTGGAGAGTTGAAACGGGAATTTCTGGGTTAATAATATCCGTGGGATTAATTTTTGATACGGATTCCGATTGTTTTTGGAGAGTTGAAACAGGAATTTCTGGTGTAACAATATCTGTAGGATTAATTGTTGATACGGATTCCGTTTGGGGAATGTTATCAATTGCAGAATCCGGTTGTTTCTGGAGAGTTGAAACAGGAATTTCTGGTGTAACAATACCCGTGGGATTAATTGTTGATACTGATTCCGGTTGTTTCTGGAGAGTTGAAACGGGAATTTCTGGGTTGATAATATTCGTGGGATTAATTACTGATACTGATTCCGATTGTTTCTGGAGAGTTGAAACAGGAATTTCTGGTGTAACAATACCCGTGGGATTAATTGTTGATGCGGAATCCGATTGTTTTTGAAGAGTTGAAACGGGAATTTCTGGGTTAATAATATCTGTAGGATTAATTGTTGATGCAGAATCCGGTTGTTTCTGGAGAGTTGAAACAGGAATTTCTGGTGTAACAATACCCGTGGGATTAATTGTTGATGCGGAATCCGATTGTTTTTGAAGAGTTGAAACGGGAATTTCTGGGTTAATAATATCTGTAGGATTAATTGTTGATGCAGAATCCGGTTGTTTCTGGAGAGTTGAAACAGGAATTTCTGGGTTAATAATATTCGTGGGATTAATTACTGATAAGGATTCCGATTGTTTTTGGAGAGTTGAAACGGGAATTTCTGGTGTAACAATATCTGTAGGATTAATTACTGATACTGATTCCGGTTGTTTCTGGAGAGTTGAAACGGGAATTTCTGGGTTGATAATATTCGTGGGATTAATTACTGATAAGGATTCCGATTGTTTTTGGAGAGTTGAAACGGGAATTTCTGGTGTAACAATATCTGTAGGATTAATTACTGATACTGATTCCGGTTGTTTCTGGAGAGTTGAAACGGGAATTTCTGGGTTGATAATATTCGTGGGATTAATTACTGATACTGATTCCGATTGTTTCTGGAGAGTTGAAACAGGAATTTCTGGTGTAACAATACCCGTGGGATTAATTACTGATACTGATTCCGGTTGTTTTTGGAGAGTTGAAACGGGAATTTCTGGGTTAAGAATATCCGTGGGATTAATTACTGATACTGATTCCGGTTGTTTTTGGAGAGTTGAAACAGGAATTTCTGGTGTAACAATACCCGTGGGATTAATTGTTGATGCGGAATCCGATTGTTTTTGAAGAGTTGAAACGGGAATTTCTGGGTTAATAATATCTGTAGGATTAATTGTTGATGCAGAATCCGGTTGTTTCTGGAGAGTTGAAACAGGAATTTCTGGGTTAATAATATTCGTGGGATTAATTACTGATAAGGATTCCGATTGTTTTTGGAGAGTTGAAACGGGAATTTCTGGGTTAAGAATATCCGTGGGATTAATTACTGATACTGATTCCGGTTGTTTTTGGAGAGTTGAAACAGGAATTTCTGGTGTAACAATACCCGTGGGATTAATTGTTGATGCGGAATCCGATTGTTTTTGAAGAGTTGAAACGGGAATTTCTGGGTTAATAATATCTGTAGGATTAATTGTTGATGCAGAATCCGGTTGTTTCTGGAGAGTTGAAACAGGAATTTCTGGGTTAATAATATTCGTGGGATTAATTACTGATAAGGATTCCGATTGTTTTTGGAGAGTTGAAACGGGAATTTCTGGTGTAACAATATCTGTAGGATTAATTACTGATACTGATTCCGGTTGTTTCTGGAGAGTTGAAACAGGAATTTCTGGGTTAAGAATATCCGTGGGATTAATTGTTGATACTGATTCCGATTGTTTTTGGAGAGTTGAAACAGGAATTTCTGGGTTAGGAATATCTGTAGGATTAATTGTTGATACTGATTCAGTTTGAGGAATGTTATCAATTGTGGAATCCGGTTGTTTTTGAAGAGTTGAAACAGGAATTTCTGGGTTAATAATATCTGTAGGATTAATTACTGATACTGATTCCGGTTGTTTCTGGAGAGTTGAAACAGGAATTTCTGGGTTAATAATATCCGTGGGATTAATTTTTGATACTGATTCCGATTGTTTTTGGAGAGTTGAAACGGGAATTTCTGGGTTAATAATATCCGTGGGATTAATTTTTGATACTGATTCCGGTTGTTTCTGGAGAGTTGAAACGGGAATTTCTGGGTTGATAATATTCGTGGGATTAATTACTGATAAGGATTCCGATTGTTTTTGGAGAGTTGAAACGGGAATTTCTGGTGTAACAATATCTGTAGGATTAATTACTGATACTGATTCCGGTTGTTTCTGGAGAGTTGAAACGGGAATTTCTGGGTTGATAATATTCGTGGGATTAATTACTGATACTGATTCCGATTGTTTCTGGAGAGTTGAAACAGGAATTTCTGGTGTAACAATACCCGTGGGATTAATTACTGATACTGATTCCGGTTGTTTCTGGAGAGTTGAAACGGGAATTTCTGGGTTAATAATATTCGTGGGATTAATTACTGATACTGATTCCGATTGTTTCTGGAGAGTTGAAACTGGAATTTCTGGTGTAACAATACCCGTGGGATTAATTGTTAATACTGATTCCGTTTGGGGAATGTTATCAATTGCAGAATCCGGTTGTTTTTGGAGAGTTGAAACAGGAATTTCTGGGTTAATAATATCCGTGGGATTAATTACTGATACTGATTCCGGTTGTTTTTGGAG includes:
- a CDS encoding GPW/gp25 family protein, encoding MVNLANRQLSRPYLGQGLRFPMQINLQGNLDLSAEEQNIRESIYIILLTQWGERVYRPNFGCRLSELNFAPINQQTLMLMRIYVQEALELWEPRIIVDEVLTDPDSYQGRVDLNIIYHLQKTYEGRSIVFPFYLQVEN
- a CDS encoding hypothetical protein (hypothetical protein gll1411) yields the protein MARELLILKLIPMRSPEANLNTLPIQASENINLENPSLLLVPGEASELVVNLENLGSYTLELTLEITGDFPQNWYTIITELEEENPAFLLTPAETIKAIIRFQTPADFFENPFALGVGQVLKLDYQSRLAVYGAAPGTGSQLLEIATFNLYVRPISRYQQFLPNFYREIDFVGRFLQIFEATLEPDVQILSNLWAYLDPLTAPIGMLEFLAHWVGWKNQPYLTLEQQRNLIRNAIEIYRWRGTRRGLRLYLYLATRLPLDDHIMNEDEKHIGIYEFFNSGFVLDKTRLGYDAILGGVRPFHFTVRLRPEPDRPIEEALVRTIIEQEKPAFCSYELIIETG